In Nymphaea colorata isolate Beijing-Zhang1983 chromosome 13, ASM883128v2, whole genome shotgun sequence, one DNA window encodes the following:
- the LOC116267103 gene encoding 14-3-3-like protein B, with protein MASSKDRESYVYLAKLAEQAERYDEMVDAMKKVAYLDVELTVEERNLLSVGYKNVVGSRRASWRILSSIEQKEEAKGNEVNAKRIRDYRQKVESELSSICGNVMTVIDEHLIPSSPAGEATVFYYKMKGDYYRYLAEFKTGNERKEAADQSLKAYEAASTTAEADLPPTHPIRLGLALNFSVFYYEILNSPERACHLAKQAFDEAISELDTLSEESYKDSTLIMQLLRDNLTLWTSDIPEDGAEDQQKMETSAGATVEGAE; from the exons ATGGCGTCGTCGAAGGATCGAGAGAGCTATGTCTACCTCGCTAAGCTTGCCGAGCAGGCCGAGCGCTATGATG AAATGGTTGATGCAATGAAGAAAGTCGCATATTTGGATGTGGAATTGACAGTGGAGGAGAGAAATTTACTCTCCGTAGGGTACAAGAATGTCGTTGGATCTCGCCGAGCCTCTTGGCGGATACTCTCATCAATTGAACAGAAAGAAGAGGCAAAAGGGAATGAAGTGAATGCAAAAAGGATTCGGGATTATCGCCAGAAGGTGGAATCAGAACTGTCAAGTATATGTGGAAATGTAATGACTGTCATCGATGAGCATCTAATACCTTCATCTCCTGCTGGTGAAGCTACTGTGTTTTACTACAAGAT GAAGGGTGATTACTATCGATACTTGGCTGAGTTCAAGACTGGAAATGAGAGGAAGGAGGCCGCAGATCAATCACTGAAAGCTTATGAG GCAGCTTCCACTACAGCCGAAGCTGATTTGCCACCCACCCATCCTATTAGATTGGGCTTGGCACtaaatttttcagttttctacTATGAGATTTTGAATTCGCCTGAAAG AGCTTGCCACCTTGCAAAACAAGCATTTGATGAGGCTATTTCTGAACTCGATACTTTGAGCGAAGAATCTTACAAAGACAGTACTTTGATTATGCAACTGCTGAGGGACAACTTAACATTGTGGACATCTGACATCCCAGAAGATGGGG CTGAAGACCAACAAAAGATGGAGACCTCTGCCGGTGCGACAGTTGAAGGTGCAGAG TAA